A part of Paenibacillus sp. 481 genomic DNA contains:
- a CDS encoding SDR family oxidoreductase — protein sequence MNRLRLQGKIAIITGVSRSKGIGSAIARALASEGADVFFTYWCNYDQHQPHGAENEWPALLSAELRTYGVRVESMELDLANSLSPVRLLDEVQQLLGTPNILVNNATHCEEVDFQTLSTDILRAHCDVNIVGTCMLSVEFARRLNTGAGGRIINLVSGQDKGPMPGNLAYVATKGAISAFTVSLAAELASLKITVNAVDPGPTDSGWMDDSIKQFLLPKFPMGRIGQPDDAAKLIGFLASDDAQWITGQIIHSDGGFWN from the coding sequence ATGAATCGTTTACGTTTACAAGGGAAGATCGCAATTATTACAGGAGTGAGTCGCAGTAAAGGAATAGGGAGCGCAATAGCGCGTGCGCTTGCCAGCGAGGGAGCAGATGTCTTTTTTACGTACTGGTGTAATTACGATCAACATCAGCCGCATGGTGCTGAAAATGAGTGGCCAGCGCTACTTTCTGCGGAACTTCGTACATATGGGGTTCGGGTTGAATCTATGGAATTGGATTTAGCGAATTCGTTATCTCCGGTGCGTTTGTTAGATGAGGTTCAACAGTTGCTAGGCACACCGAATATATTGGTGAATAACGCAACTCACTGTGAAGAAGTTGACTTTCAAACGCTAAGTACAGACATTCTTCGTGCTCATTGCGATGTAAATATAGTAGGGACTTGTATGCTCTCCGTGGAGTTTGCGCGGAGGTTGAATACAGGTGCTGGCGGACGAATTATTAATTTAGTTTCCGGACAAGACAAAGGCCCAATGCCGGGAAATCTGGCATACGTGGCTACCAAAGGCGCGATTTCAGCATTTACTGTTTCCTTGGCAGCAGAACTTGCCTCATTAAAAATCACTGTTAATGCCGTTGATCCTGGACCAACAGATTCGGGATGGATGGATGATAGCATTAAGCAATTCTTATTGCCGAAGTTCCCGATGGGAAGAATAGGGCAGCCAGATGATGCGGCGAAGTTAATTGGTTTTTTGGCGAGTGATGATGCTCAGTGGATAACGGGGCAAATCATCCATTCGGACGGTGGGTTTTGGAATTAA
- a CDS encoding efflux RND transporter permease subunit, whose product MNSIINFSLKNKFAIWLITIIVIGAGIFSGVNMKMETLPDITTPVVTVTTVYPGAAPQEVSDEVTKLVEQRVMNLNGVDVVDSSSFQNASAVTIMYTFETDMEKAEAEVKSVLSDLKLPEGVQPPQVSRMSFSAFPVISLSAANEKQSLAALTKQVQEEIIPKLEGVEGVADIQVAGQYVEEVQLTFKADQLAKYGLQEQAVRGLLQASNLRFPLGLYNFESKEQSVVVDGKLTTLEELKNLEIPYSPAAISGATGSAGAAGAGSAPAGISGQRPGVPTGGATAPGMQPAKMTPPANADIKLPTVKLSELATIELTGKAESVSRTNGKEAIGMQVVKAADANTVEVVNGVKAVAEDFEAKYADLDFIATSDQGAPIEKSVNTMLSKALFGAGFAMLIILLFLRNIGTTLISVISIPLSLLIAVLFLNQLDITLNIMTLGAMTVAIGRVVDDSIVVVENIYRRMSLKQETLKGKDLIREATKEMFVPIMSSTIVTIAVFLPLGLVTGMIGELFLPFGLTIVFSLLASLLVAVTVVPMMAHQMFKRGIHEKHQHHEDKPGRLALAYKRTLEWSLNHKGITSLIAVLLLVSSMMLAPLVGVSFIASEEEKMIIATYNPEAGQTLDEVKDTAMVAESYFQADEHVEVVQFSVGGENPFSPGARNQALFFVKYKPDTPEFTQLKDQVMKDLKAKTSKGEWGQMDFASGGFSGNDLKLFVYGDNLDKMKPVVADLEKRLAKVEGLSDVQSSLSDAYEEYTFSIDHKKLSQYGLTSADVGMLLSQQRERPVLTTVEKDGEELNVYLQVKEEKTKSVDDLLNRELTTPLGTKVKVSEVVKVNEGTTSDTITRKNGRLVLDVSGKINGANVGEVSAAAQKEVDAMKLPTGVEISTGGVTADIQESFTQLGVAMLAAIAIVYLILVITFGGGAAPFAILFSLPFTVIGAMVALYIAGETISISALIGMLMLIGIVVTNAIVLIDRVIQKEEEGYSVREALLEAATTRLRPILMTAIATIGALIPLAIGMEGGGVISRGLGVTVIGGLTSSTLLTLLIVPIVYEMIVKLRRKKSNHNAAA is encoded by the coding sequence TTGAATAGCATTATTAATTTTTCTTTGAAGAACAAGTTCGCCATATGGCTAATCACGATTATTGTCATTGGTGCAGGAATATTTTCCGGTGTAAATATGAAAATGGAGACCTTGCCCGACATTACGACACCAGTTGTAACGGTGACAACGGTCTATCCGGGTGCTGCACCGCAGGAAGTGTCAGACGAAGTCACGAAACTGGTCGAACAGCGTGTCATGAACTTGAACGGAGTAGACGTCGTTGACTCTTCATCGTTCCAAAATGCATCGGCTGTCACGATTATGTATACATTCGAAACAGATATGGAAAAAGCAGAGGCTGAAGTGAAAAGCGTTCTGTCCGATCTGAAGCTTCCGGAAGGCGTACAACCTCCTCAAGTTTCACGAATGAGCTTCAGTGCATTTCCTGTTATTTCGCTAAGTGCGGCTAACGAAAAGCAGTCGTTAGCGGCCTTGACGAAGCAGGTGCAAGAAGAGATCATACCTAAGCTAGAAGGGGTAGAGGGTGTTGCTGACATCCAAGTCGCGGGACAGTATGTAGAAGAGGTTCAGCTGACATTCAAGGCTGATCAACTCGCGAAATACGGTTTGCAGGAACAGGCAGTACGTGGCTTGCTGCAAGCGTCCAACTTGCGTTTCCCGCTTGGCTTGTACAATTTCGAGTCAAAGGAACAATCAGTTGTCGTTGACGGTAAGTTGACGACGTTAGAAGAATTGAAAAATCTAGAGATTCCTTATTCACCAGCAGCCATTAGCGGGGCAACTGGATCTGCAGGAGCAGCTGGAGCAGGAAGCGCACCAGCTGGCATAAGTGGACAGCGGCCGGGAGTGCCTACTGGGGGCGCAACGGCTCCTGGTATGCAGCCAGCGAAGATGACGCCTCCTGCTAATGCGGATATCAAGCTGCCGACAGTCAAGCTAAGTGAGCTTGCAACGATTGAGTTGACTGGTAAGGCAGAGTCGGTTTCTCGTACGAATGGCAAGGAAGCCATCGGTATGCAAGTTGTGAAGGCTGCTGATGCCAATACGGTGGAGGTCGTTAACGGAGTTAAGGCGGTTGCTGAGGATTTCGAAGCCAAGTACGCAGATTTGGATTTCATCGCGACTTCAGATCAAGGCGCACCAATTGAGAAATCTGTGAACACGATGTTGAGCAAGGCACTGTTTGGAGCAGGCTTCGCAATGCTCATTATTTTGCTGTTTTTACGCAACATCGGAACGACGCTTATCTCAGTGATATCGATACCATTATCACTACTCATTGCCGTTCTATTTTTGAATCAGTTGGACATTACGCTCAATATTATGACACTAGGTGCGATGACCGTCGCGATTGGACGTGTCGTAGATGACTCTATCGTTGTTGTTGAGAACATCTACCGCCGTATGTCTTTAAAGCAGGAGACGCTTAAGGGCAAGGACTTAATTCGTGAAGCAACGAAGGAAATGTTCGTGCCAATTATGTCTTCAACGATTGTTACGATTGCGGTCTTCTTGCCGCTCGGTCTAGTAACGGGCATGATCGGCGAGTTGTTCTTGCCGTTCGGTTTGACGATCGTATTCTCTTTGCTTGCATCTCTGCTCGTAGCGGTTACGGTTGTGCCGATGATGGCGCATCAGATGTTCAAGCGTGGTATTCATGAGAAGCACCAGCATCACGAAGATAAGCCAGGCCGCTTGGCTTTGGCATACAAGCGTACACTTGAGTGGTCGTTGAACCATAAAGGGATTACGTCATTGATTGCGGTGTTGCTGCTCGTAAGCAGTATGATGCTTGCACCGCTCGTTGGTGTCAGCTTTATAGCTTCGGAAGAAGAAAAGATGATTATTGCGACCTATAATCCGGAAGCAGGTCAGACTTTGGATGAAGTGAAAGATACGGCCATGGTCGCGGAATCGTACTTCCAAGCAGATGAACATGTAGAAGTCGTGCAGTTCTCAGTGGGTGGCGAGAATCCGTTCAGTCCGGGTGCGCGCAATCAGGCGCTATTTTTCGTGAAGTACAAGCCAGACACACCGGAGTTTACACAGCTGAAAGATCAAGTTATGAAGGATCTAAAGGCGAAGACGAGTAAAGGTGAGTGGGGGCAGATGGACTTCGCCTCTGGCGGCTTTAGTGGCAACGACCTGAAGTTGTTCGTATATGGCGATAACTTGGACAAAATGAAGCCTGTCGTAGCTGATTTAGAAAAGCGGTTAGCGAAGGTAGAAGGTCTAAGTGATGTGCAGTCCAGTTTATCTGACGCATATGAAGAATACACATTTTCGATTGATCATAAAAAGCTAAGCCAGTATGGCCTAACGTCTGCTGATGTCGGCATGTTGCTCAGTCAACAGCGGGAACGGCCTGTGTTAACAACCGTCGAGAAGGACGGGGAAGAGCTGAATGTATATTTGCAGGTGAAAGAAGAAAAGACGAAGTCGGTAGATGACCTGTTGAATCGCGAATTGACGACTCCTCTTGGAACCAAGGTTAAAGTGTCTGAAGTCGTTAAGGTGAACGAAGGTACAACATCGGATACGATTACACGCAAAAATGGTCGTCTTGTGCTTGATGTCAGCGGCAAAATAAACGGAGCCAACGTTGGCGAAGTATCGGCTGCTGCTCAGAAGGAAGTAGATGCAATGAAACTTCCGACTGGTGTTGAGATTTCCACAGGCGGTGTGACGGCTGATATTCAAGAATCGTTTACACAGCTTGGAGTTGCCATGTTGGCGGCGATCGCTATTGTGTACTTGATTTTAGTTATCACTTTCGGCGGTGGAGCGGCGCCATTCGCTATCCTGTTCTCGCTTCCATTTACGGTTATCGGAGCGATGGTGGCTCTCTATATAGCTGGGGAGACGATTAGTATATCTGCACTTATCGGTATGCTGATGCTGATCGGTATCGTTGTGACGAATGCAATTGTATTGATTGACCGTGTTATCCAAAAGGAAGAGGAAGGCTATTCTGTACGTGAAGCCTTGCTAGAAGCGGCAACGACGCGTCTCCGTCCTATTCTGATGACGGCGATCGCGACGATCGGGGCGTTAATTCCGCTGGCTATCGGGATGGAAGGCGGCGGCGTAATCTCTCGTGGTCTCGGTGTGACGGTAATCGGTGGCTTGACCAGTTCGACACTGCTGACGCTGCTTATCGTACCGATCGTCTATGAGATGATCGTGAAGCTGCGCCGCAAGAAATCGAATCATAATGCTGCTGCCTAA
- a CDS encoding shikimate kinase: MQKTIILIGPICSGKSTVAEIISNKLNIPQRSIDEIRFEYYKEIGFSADKQQEIREKEGFKGVYQYWKPFEAHCVKRILDDFPDHIIDFGGGHSVYEDEMLLQQVQAVLQPYANIFLLLPSEDVEESVRVLNERLRHVTDDPAVVELNEHFITHKSNKTLAKHMIYSNGKSADEVAEQIIGHIS, encoded by the coding sequence ATGCAAAAAACAATTATTTTAATTGGTCCTATTTGCTCAGGGAAATCTACAGTGGCAGAAATCATCTCTAACAAATTAAATATTCCTCAACGTTCAATTGATGAAATACGTTTTGAATACTATAAAGAAATCGGGTTCAGTGCTGACAAGCAGCAGGAAATCCGCGAGAAAGAGGGGTTCAAAGGTGTTTATCAGTATTGGAAGCCTTTTGAAGCTCACTGTGTGAAAAGAATACTAGACGACTTCCCTGATCACATTATTGACTTTGGCGGGGGACACTCTGTCTATGAAGATGAGATGCTGCTACAACAGGTACAGGCTGTGTTGCAGCCGTATGCGAATATTTTTTTGCTGCTCCCTAGCGAAGATGTTGAAGAGTCTGTAAGGGTATTAAATGAAAGATTACGCCATGTTACTGATGATCCAGCTGTAGTAGAGCTGAACGAACATTTTATAACGCATAAGTCGAATAAGACGTTGGCCAAACATATGATATATTCAAATGGGAAGTCTGCTGACGAGGTTGCCGAGCAAATCATTGGACATATCTCTTAA
- a CDS encoding sulfurtransferase produces MAQRTWIIGMEEVKELILNRENDFVLADCRFWLGEPARGQQAFEEGHIEGAVYFDLDRDLSSSRAEHGGRHPLPQPEALAVTLGERGIGRDTTVIAYDDQGGAMASRLWWLLQYMGHDGEVYIMDGGFSEWAQLGYPVTAEQTVVQVRVRRYEPQIREELVVHMDEVRESLGREGVVLIDSREKPRYLGEMEPIDPVAGHIPGAKNEFWRNGFDDSGRWFAPEAQAERWRAVLDGTGLKSEGQDIIVYCGSGVTACPNVLALWQAGYTDAKLYAGSWSDWVSYKENPVATGEE; encoded by the coding sequence ATGGCGCAGCGTACATGGATTATCGGGATGGAAGAAGTAAAGGAACTTATTTTGAATCGCGAAAATGATTTCGTGCTTGCGGATTGCCGCTTTTGGCTAGGGGAGCCAGCGCGTGGGCAGCAGGCGTTCGAAGAGGGGCATATTGAGGGGGCGGTCTATTTTGATCTAGACCGCGATTTGTCGTCATCTCGTGCGGAGCATGGCGGTCGGCATCCGCTGCCGCAGCCGGAAGCGCTGGCAGTGACGCTTGGCGAGCGCGGTATTGGCCGTGACACGACGGTCATCGCATATGATGACCAAGGGGGCGCCATGGCAAGCCGCCTATGGTGGCTGCTGCAATATATGGGCCATGATGGAGAAGTGTACATCATGGATGGTGGGTTTAGTGAGTGGGCGCAGCTTGGGTATCCTGTGACGGCGGAGCAGACGGTGGTTCAGGTGCGGGTGCGGCGATATGAGCCGCAGATTCGGGAGGAACTGGTCGTACATATGGATGAGGTACGGGAAAGCTTGGGTCGTGAGGGCGTTGTCCTCATTGATTCGCGTGAGAAGCCGCGTTATTTGGGTGAGATGGAGCCGATCGATCCGGTAGCGGGGCATATCCCAGGCGCTAAAAATGAGTTTTGGCGCAATGGGTTTGACGATAGTGGGCGCTGGTTCGCGCCTGAGGCACAGGCGGAGCGTTGGCGGGCGGTGCTAGATGGCACAGGGCTTAAGTCGGAGGGGCAGGACATTATTGTGTACTGCGGCTCCGGGGTGACGGCTTGCCCGAATGTGCTTGCATTGTGGCAAGCAGGCTATACGGATGCAAAGCTATATGCGGGTAGCTGGAGCGATTGGGTGTCGTATAAGGAGAACCCGGTGGCGACGGGCGAAGAGTAA
- a CDS encoding C40 family peptidase yields MKKKLATAVLGLSVLFSFSTGSAFAASKMDNTIEDLLGVPYSYGGSTTSGFDCSGFTKYVFDKMGIDLTRSSSSQFEEGDKVSKDELRPGDLVFFNTSGKGVSHVGIFVGNGKFAHSASNDGVRIDKLSMDYYEKRYLGARRVMAEEKFDSYASYAVATAQSGK; encoded by the coding sequence TTGAAAAAGAAGCTGGCTACAGCGGTGCTGGGTCTGAGCGTCCTGTTCTCTTTTAGTACAGGCAGCGCATTTGCAGCATCCAAGATGGACAATACGATCGAAGACTTACTAGGAGTTCCGTATTCATACGGAGGTTCGACAACAAGCGGTTTTGACTGCTCGGGCTTTACGAAATACGTATTCGACAAAATGGGCATCGATTTGACTCGTTCCTCTTCCTCGCAATTTGAAGAAGGAGATAAGGTCAGCAAAGATGAACTCCGTCCTGGAGACTTGGTCTTTTTTAACACTAGCGGTAAAGGTGTATCACACGTTGGTATTTTTGTCGGTAACGGCAAGTTTGCTCATTCGGCATCCAACGACGGTGTACGCATCGACAAACTAAGCATGGACTATTATGAGAAGCGCTATTTGGGCGCTCGTCGCGTAATGGCCGAAGAGAAGTTCGACAGTTACGCGAGCTATGCAGTTGCAACTGCACAGAGCGGCAAATAG
- a CDS encoding alpha/beta fold hydrolase, translating into MMLHYQEYGDTSAPFLMLFLHGGGVSSWMWDKQVQYFTHYHCIVPDLPEHGKSNSEIKFSIQGSAAELIKLVEEKARGKQVVLIGFSLGSQVIIQMLSMKPDIIDFAIINSALVRPISYAKNLIKSTVRLSFPLIKNRWFSKLQAKTLYLSADHFEKYYEENCNIKPDTLIRVLEENMSFKIPNDFRKTNGKILVTVGEKEKAVMKKSAKDIVATSPNCIGVIIPEIGHGFPLAMPDFFNQMVATWIHEGGLPEECKMII; encoded by the coding sequence TTGATGTTGCATTATCAAGAATACGGTGATACGAGCGCTCCTTTTCTGATGCTATTTTTACATGGTGGTGGAGTGAGCAGTTGGATGTGGGATAAACAAGTTCAGTACTTCACCCATTATCATTGCATTGTACCCGACTTACCTGAACACGGAAAAAGTAACTCCGAAATTAAGTTTTCTATACAAGGTAGTGCAGCAGAATTAATAAAATTAGTCGAAGAAAAGGCAAGAGGAAAGCAAGTAGTTCTAATCGGATTTTCTTTAGGTTCACAAGTAATTATTCAAATGTTAAGTATGAAACCAGATATCATTGATTTTGCCATCATAAATAGTGCTCTAGTTAGACCTATTTCGTACGCTAAAAATTTGATTAAGTCTACGGTTAGATTATCATTTCCATTAATTAAAAATAGATGGTTCTCCAAACTTCAAGCAAAAACATTATATTTAAGTGCCGATCACTTTGAAAAATATTATGAAGAAAACTGCAACATAAAACCCGACACGCTTATTAGAGTATTAGAAGAAAATATGTCGTTTAAAATACCTAATGATTTTAGGAAAACAAACGGAAAAATACTGGTTACTGTAGGTGAGAAAGAAAAAGCCGTTATGAAAAAATCTGCAAAAGATATTGTTGCAACTAGCCCCAATTGTATTGGCGTAATTATACCTGAAATTGGACATGGATTCCCTTTAGCAATGCCTGACTTCTTTAATCAAATGGTAGCTACATGGATACATGAAGGTGGTTTACCAGAAGAATGCAAAATGATCATTTGA
- a CDS encoding MerR family transcriptional regulator, with the protein MELTIGEVAKFSTYSIRTLHYYDEIGLLTPSIRTESQHRLYTQKDVFKLQQIQVLKQLGFKLKEIQEIMKSSDNDWSHTISNQLQSIELQQSKLEMMKKGLIALQQTIVIEGELNWEILLQLFKMSSITAEERQSLVDSYFNNHEQQILKQNLPTMDDQKWIRVVQDIKQIQHLKPDHPEVQAIMDTFIEMSDALFQGDEELMKKFWEVRRDQERANHMNLYPFEPELIAFIEQALEVWEQQNPVPEPAASM; encoded by the coding sequence ATGGAACTTACGATCGGTGAAGTCGCCAAATTTTCTACATATTCGATTCGAACTTTGCATTATTACGATGAGATCGGGCTGCTTACCCCATCAATCCGCACCGAAAGTCAGCACCGTCTTTACACCCAAAAGGATGTATTTAAGCTTCAACAAATTCAAGTTCTTAAGCAGTTAGGATTTAAACTAAAAGAAATTCAAGAAATCATGAAAAGTAGCGACAACGATTGGTCCCACACGATTTCCAACCAACTCCAATCGATTGAATTGCAGCAGAGCAAGTTAGAAATGATGAAAAAAGGGCTTATCGCGCTCCAGCAAACGATTGTCATCGAGGGAGAACTGAATTGGGAGATCTTGTTGCAATTGTTCAAAATGTCTTCCATCACAGCTGAGGAACGACAATCACTGGTTGACAGCTACTTTAATAACCATGAACAACAAATACTTAAACAAAATTTACCTACGATGGACGATCAGAAATGGATACGCGTGGTACAGGACATTAAGCAAATCCAACATCTTAAGCCCGATCATCCAGAGGTTCAGGCTATCATGGATACATTTATTGAGATGTCTGACGCGTTGTTCCAAGGCGATGAAGAACTAATGAAGAAATTTTGGGAAGTACGTAGAGACCAAGAACGGGCGAACCACATGAACTTGTACCCCTTTGAGCCAGAGCTTATTGCATTTATTGAACAAGCTCTTGAAGTGTGGGAGCAGCA
- a CDS encoding GNAT family N-acetyltransferase, with amino-acid sequence MSEQDAATICTWKYEPPYDLYNFSPWEDMQAEGEEFGDPMLRQQQYVSVRDEAGQLVGFAQFFPMLGVTRLGLGMRPDLKNKGNGAEFVRTIVEEAIRRTPTNEIDLEVLTWNERATHVYEKVGFGITDTYERPTPCGTGTFHCMVFQK; translated from the coding sequence ATGAGCGAACAAGATGCCGCTACTATCTGCACTTGGAAATATGAGCCGCCTTACGACTTATATAACTTCTCCCCATGGGAGGACATGCAAGCAGAAGGCGAAGAGTTCGGAGACCCTATGCTGCGCCAACAACAATATGTATCGGTACGCGATGAGGCTGGACAACTAGTCGGCTTTGCCCAATTTTTCCCGATGCTTGGTGTCACTCGTCTTGGACTCGGAATGCGGCCCGATCTAAAAAATAAAGGCAACGGCGCCGAATTCGTGCGCACCATCGTTGAAGAGGCGATCCGCCGTACACCTACGAATGAAATTGATTTAGAAGTACTAACTTGGAATGAACGTGCAACACACGTATATGAAAAAGTAGGTTTTGGTATAACCGATACGTATGAGCGCCCTACACCGTGTGGAACCGGAACGTTTCACTGCATGGTTTTTCAAAAATGA
- a CDS encoding TetR/AcrR family transcriptional regulator yields the protein MKEKEKRILEAGMKLFARKGVIATSIQEIATESGISKGSFYLYFESKEALMLAIFNYYYDQIQNRITEVALQYEEPKERFIQQLRIQLEEIAKHKEFIVIHAREHAIPFNAEIAKFIHAMREDAFTFYHSHLTTVYGERVERYATDLTMLLQGMLHTLLEMIILQEEELDLHEAAAYLVQRVEHLLEGFERTGEKTLFKLSSTNMMCLSLGASPQDPKPALLRELRILLDEASLTANDEHLVVTLEVLLEELSASEPRQPIVEGMLYNLRHYDMMEKLVESIRTLFCTSAASRSPIKS from the coding sequence ATGAAGGAAAAAGAAAAACGGATTTTGGAAGCAGGCATGAAGCTATTCGCTCGTAAAGGCGTTATTGCGACGTCCATTCAGGAGATTGCTACCGAGAGTGGTATTTCTAAGGGCTCTTTCTATTTGTACTTTGAGTCGAAGGAAGCGTTGATGCTTGCTATTTTTAACTACTATTACGACCAAATACAAAACCGGATTACCGAAGTCGCTCTCCAATACGAGGAACCGAAGGAACGGTTTATCCAACAGTTGCGCATTCAATTGGAAGAAATCGCAAAGCATAAAGAGTTTATCGTCATCCACGCGCGTGAGCATGCCATCCCGTTCAATGCCGAGATCGCGAAGTTTATACATGCCATGCGTGAGGATGCTTTTACTTTTTACCATAGTCATCTGACAACCGTGTATGGAGAACGTGTAGAGCGCTATGCAACAGATTTGACGATGCTCCTACAGGGCATGCTTCATACGCTTTTGGAGATGATTATTTTACAAGAGGAAGAGCTGGACTTGCATGAGGCAGCAGCTTACCTCGTTCAGCGAGTGGAGCATTTGCTAGAAGGATTCGAGCGGACTGGGGAGAAGACCCTCTTCAAATTGTCCAGTACTAATATGATGTGTCTCTCACTAGGCGCTAGCCCGCAAGATCCTAAGCCGGCACTGCTGCGCGAGCTTCGAATCCTGCTAGACGAAGCATCCCTTACAGCTAATGACGAGCATCTTGTCGTCACACTGGAAGTGCTGCTCGAGGAGCTGTCAGCAAGCGAACCGCGCCAGCCGATCGTGGAAGGCATGCTTTACAACTTGAGGCATTATGACATGATGGAGAAGTTAGTCGAGTCTATCCGCACACTCTTTTGTACTTCTGCTGCTTCCCGTAGCCCCATCAAAAGCTGA
- a CDS encoding class I adenylate-forming enzyme family protein — MKRNPRPNKQRFLDKLKALLLGGAPINANTFHKARDIFPNAQLKEVYSQTESGQFISFLSINQCYMDGKLHRLLSVGNPSDIAQWGQTPFEVRIVDESGHEVKQGDTGEIIYRGEQMMLGYWNNAEETEKAIRNGWLYTGDIGKFDEDGYLYLLDRKKDMIIVNGSNVYCAQVEEILSQHPPIHEVAVIGTPLPDEGEEVTAIVILKIDSTLTLSELEQFCLQQIAAYKIPTRLEIVTDLARTSVGKLDKATIRKQFWQGKTRLIN; from the coding sequence ATGAAGAGAAACCCTCGTCCTAACAAACAGAGGTTTCTCGACAAGCTGAAGGCACTCCTACTGGGGGGTGCCCCGATTAATGCGAATACATTTCATAAAGCACGTGACATTTTTCCAAATGCTCAATTGAAAGAAGTATACTCACAGACCGAAAGCGGACAATTCATCAGTTTCTTATCGATAAACCAATGTTATATGGATGGAAAGTTGCATCGCCTTTTATCCGTTGGAAATCCATCCGACATTGCACAGTGGGGCCAGACACCTTTTGAAGTACGTATCGTTGATGAATCAGGTCATGAAGTCAAACAAGGAGATACAGGCGAAATTATTTACAGAGGCGAACAGATGATGCTTGGATACTGGAACAATGCTGAGGAAACGGAAAAAGCTATTCGCAATGGTTGGCTTTACACCGGGGATATAGGGAAATTTGATGAAGACGGCTATTTATATCTCTTGGATCGAAAAAAGGACATGATCATCGTAAACGGTTCAAATGTTTATTGTGCTCAAGTTGAAGAAATATTAAGTCAACACCCTCCAATTCACGAGGTAGCTGTAATTGGAACACCTCTGCCAGACGAAGGCGAAGAAGTAACTGCTATAGTCATCCTGAAAATAGATTCAACACTCACCCTTAGTGAGCTGGAACAGTTTTGCCTTCAACAAATAGCCGCTTATAAGATTCCTACCCGCCTAGAGATTGTAACTGACCTTGCTAGAACATCTGTTGGAAAGTTGGACAAAGCCACAATTAGAAAACAATTTTGGCAGGGAAAAACACGATTGATCAACTGA